In Nymphaea colorata isolate Beijing-Zhang1983 chromosome 13, ASM883128v2, whole genome shotgun sequence, one DNA window encodes the following:
- the LOC116266723 gene encoding disease resistance protein L6-like, translating into MQLMKQLMEEIMDARVTQIHNLDAGQRLFRDRIPPKKVLIVLDDVDHLDQFMEICFSEQSSTTTGHVRGHTMEGCCSRWWVAIGPKSFWMYLSDKIDRDEWKDYLDMLQQTPEQDIQKCLQISYDGLYGVEKEIFLDIACFFIGHDQVQASVMWESLNWQPRSAIKALQKKSLITVRDDGKLDMHDLIRDMGRDVVPKPNHTNLGCGAGYAQLSTH; encoded by the exons ATGCAACTAATGAAGCAACTCATGGAAGAGATCATGGACGCCAGAGTCACACAAATACACAACCTTGATGCTGGGCAGCGCCTGTTCAGAGATAGAATTCCTCCCAAAAAAGTTCTAATAGTATTGGATGATGTTGACCATCTGGATCAATTCATG GAGATATGCTTTTCAGAGCAGTCATCAACAACAACAGGACATGTACGAGGACATACAATGGAAGGTTGTTGTAGTCGTTGGTGGGTTGCCATTGGCCCTAAGAGTTTTTGGATGTACCTCTCTGATAAGATCGACCGGGATGAATGGAAAGATTATTTGGATATGCTGCAACAGACCCCAGAACAAGACATCCAGAAATGTTTGCAAATAAGTTATGATGGACTGTATGGAGTTGAGAAAGAGATATTTTTGGACATCGCATGCTTCTTCATTGGCCATGATCAAGTACAAGCATCTGTTATGTGGGAAAGTTTAAATTGGCAACCAAGATCCGCAATTAAGGCCCTTCAAAAGAAGAGTCTCATTACGGTTCGTGATGATGGAAAACTTGACATGCACGACCTTATAAGGGACATGGGAAGAGACGTAGTTCCCAAGCCAAACCATACAAACCTTGGATGTGGAGCAGGCTATGCACAGCTGAGCACGCATTGA